The Candidatus Nitrosocosmicus franklandus genome contains a region encoding:
- a CDS encoding SDR family oxidoreductase produces the protein MLKNKVVLITGASSGIGYSTAITLSKAGAKIVAGARRTEKLDELKKAIENENGSILTTSLDVTRRDECTKFANLALQEYGNIDVLINNAGLMPLSFVKNLRLDEWDRMVDVNLKGLLYSTAAVIPTMLSNKSGHIVNISSVAGRVVFPAGSVYCATKHAVTAFSEGLRQELSQRSNIRVTCIEPGVVSTELYNTITDESLKSFVESVKKMKALDAQDIANAIFYALNSPAHVNVNEILVRPVQQDR, from the coding sequence ATGTTAAAGAACAAAGTTGTTTTGATAACTGGTGCAAGTAGCGGTATAGGATATTCGACAGCGATTACCTTATCAAAAGCTGGTGCCAAAATCGTCGCCGGAGCTCGAAGAACTGAGAAATTAGACGAACTCAAAAAGGCGATTGAAAACGAAAATGGGAGTATATTAACAACCTCTTTAGATGTAACAAGAAGAGACGAGTGTACCAAGTTTGCAAATTTGGCCCTCCAAGAATATGGAAACATTGATGTACTTATCAACAACGCAGGCTTAATGCCATTAAGCTTTGTCAAGAATTTAAGATTAGATGAATGGGACAGAATGGTAGATGTTAATTTAAAGGGTCTTTTGTATAGCACGGCGGCCGTAATTCCTACAATGCTTTCAAATAAATCTGGTCATATAGTGAACATTTCTTCTGTTGCAGGAAGAGTGGTGTTCCCGGCAGGAAGTGTTTACTGCGCTACTAAACATGCAGTAACTGCTTTTAGCGAAGGTTTGAGGCAAGAACTAAGCCAGAGATCCAACATTAGGGTAACTTGTATTGAACCAGGTGTTGTATCAACCGAGCTCTATAATACTATCACGGATGAGTCGCTAAAGTCCTTTGTTGAGTCAGTTAAAAAAATGAAAGCACTGGATGCGCAAGATATCGCCAACGCAATATTTTATGCTTTAAATTCCCCTGCTCATGTCAATGTTAACGAGATCTTGGTTAGACCAGTCCAGCAAGACAGGTAG
- a CDS encoding polyprenol monophosphomannose synthase, with product MSENVICRKTQEDLIKKFNSPPLYSIVIPTFNESENILKLIHEIKSSTIKDESYELIIVDDDSPDGTVGLIIKDFTEKSSFEVYKIRENIGIQSHQYYLIYPKQESQFYIKVIKRRERTGLISALYEGFKSSIGQYIIVMDADFSHSPTYISHMINEITSSDMDLVIASRYVQGGQIIGWTAKRMFLSRFATNLSKLIFGLSNVSDPMSGFFIVKRNVIRKMHFSTSGFKILLEILVRSKDLKIKEIPYTFYERALGSSKLNTKVTIDFFKGLYTLYKSNR from the coding sequence ATGAGCGAGAATGTTATCTGTAGAAAAACTCAGGAAGATTTAATAAAAAAATTCAATTCTCCACCTCTTTATTCCATAGTTATTCCAACATTCAACGAATCCGAGAACATTCTAAAATTAATTCATGAAATAAAATCATCTACAATCAAAGATGAATCGTATGAGCTAATTATTGTAGATGATGACTCACCTGATGGGACCGTCGGTCTTATAATCAAAGACTTTACGGAGAAAAGCAGTTTTGAAGTATACAAAATTAGAGAAAATATAGGAATACAATCTCATCAATATTACTTGATTTATCCAAAACAGGAAAGTCAATTCTACATTAAGGTAATAAAAAGAAGGGAAAGAACTGGTCTAATTTCCGCCCTGTATGAGGGCTTTAAATCATCCATTGGACAATATATTATAGTTATGGATGCAGACTTTTCGCATTCTCCAACTTATATTAGCCATATGATCAACGAAATAACAAGTTCCGATATGGATTTGGTAATTGCATCACGTTACGTCCAAGGTGGACAAATCATAGGCTGGACTGCAAAGAGAATGTTTTTAAGTAGATTCGCAACAAATTTGTCCAAACTGATATTTGGATTGTCAAATGTTTCTGATCCAATGTCTGGATTCTTTATTGTAAAAAGAAACGTTATCAGAAAAATGCATTTTAGCACTTCGGGCTTCAAAATATTACTTGAGATCTTGGTAAGATCCAAAGACCTGAAGATCAAAGAAATTCCTTATACCTTCTACGAGAGGGCTCTAGGATCAAGCAAATTGAACACAAAAGTAACAATTGATTTCTTTAAAGGTTTGTATACCCTTTATAAATCCAATCGTTGA
- a CDS encoding DDE-type integrase/transposase/recombinase — translation MNTRNRTPSKYVYYGLHLYFSGLSLRKTSERLSYCIKRNHVTIWNWIQKYQPKIIKTKQRRICEFIVDETLLKVGSEYTWLWVAIDAKSKEILSLSISKERNMFVAERFLSNIVRDYGKHPVSTDGGTWYPMACQFLKLEHHLHSSYEKNLIERTMQYIKDRTESFDDYFPCRLKNCKLKHVKNWLNLFVDYHNKELKPVN, via the coding sequence ATGAATACTAGAAACAGAACACCTTCAAAATATGTGTATTATGGCTTACATTTGTACTTTTCAGGTCTTTCTCTTAGGAAAACATCTGAAAGATTATCATACTGTATCAAACGAAATCATGTCACTATCTGGAACTGGATTCAAAAGTACCAACCTAAGATTATCAAGACAAAACAAAGAAGGATATGTGAATTCATTGTAGATGAAACATTGCTTAAGGTTGGTTCAGAATACACGTGGTTATGGGTTGCAATAGATGCGAAAAGTAAGGAAATTCTCTCACTATCCATTTCTAAGGAGAGAAACATGTTTGTTGCGGAACGGTTTCTGTCAAACATAGTCAGAGACTATGGAAAGCATCCAGTTTCAACAGATGGTGGTACTTGGTATCCCATGGCTTGTCAATTCCTTAAATTAGAACACCATCTCCATTCCTCCTATGAAAAAAACTTGATTGAAAGAACAATGCAGTATATCAAGGACAGAACTGAAAGTTTCGATGATTACTTTCCCTGCAGGCTAAAGAACTGCAAACTAAAACACGTAAAAAACTGGTTGAACCTGTTTGTCGACTATCACAACAAGGAATTAAAACCTGTTAACTGA
- a CDS encoding ABC transporter substrate-binding protein, giving the protein MEKYNRIISFLPSATEILFEIGLGQYVSGVTHECTYPLEASRKPVVIKPVVDFEHMSGAQIDEKIKELSTRNQPIFKLDDELVRDIQPDLLISQDLCSVCAPFSNELTQTFKVLGYNPSNLVLNPKNLSDILKCITELGVEVGNFDRAVELHDKLVSRIHRIQTVHESSKRKNQSTYDPPRVLCLDWINPFYMAGHWVPDMIEIAGGISLNGSNGMDSRQITMSDIEKLDPDVIVMAPCGYNLKRTQLEYDKIDLPIWRSLKAYKENQIYLVDANFLFS; this is encoded by the coding sequence TTGGAAAAATATAATAGAATAATTTCGTTTCTTCCAAGCGCAACAGAAATATTGTTTGAAATAGGTCTGGGTCAATACGTATCTGGCGTTACACATGAGTGTACATATCCTCTAGAAGCATCAAGAAAACCCGTCGTAATCAAACCTGTTGTTGATTTTGAACACATGTCGGGAGCTCAGATCGATGAAAAGATAAAGGAACTTTCAACAAGAAATCAACCAATCTTTAAACTTGATGACGAACTAGTGAGAGATATACAACCAGATCTTTTGATTAGTCAAGATCTGTGCTCTGTTTGTGCACCTTTTTCAAACGAATTAACCCAAACCTTTAAAGTGCTCGGGTATAATCCTTCCAATCTGGTGCTAAATCCAAAGAATCTGTCTGATATTCTCAAATGTATCACTGAACTGGGTGTGGAAGTAGGTAATTTTGATAGGGCAGTTGAGCTACATGACAAGCTTGTATCCAGAATTCATCGGATACAGACCGTACATGAATCATCTAAACGAAAAAATCAATCTACATATGATCCTCCTCGAGTGTTATGTCTGGATTGGATTAATCCTTTCTATATGGCCGGGCATTGGGTGCCAGATATGATAGAAATAGCTGGGGGCATATCACTAAATGGCTCAAACGGAATGGATTCAAGACAAATTACTATGTCAGATATTGAAAAATTGGATCCGGATGTAATTGTAATGGCACCATGTGGATACAATTTGAAAAGGACACAACTGGAGTATGATAAAATAGATCTCCCTATATGGAGATCACTGAAGGCGTACAAGGAAAACCAGATTTATCTGGTCGACGCGAATTTTCTTTTTAGCTAA